AAAGCGCTGTAATAAACAATGGAACTACTTAAGGCTGTAATGGAAGATCCCAAAAGCAACAACAATCGGATGTGGAAACACATCAATAATGCCCAAATCGTTCGTTACTTGTTAATGTTCGCTATTGCTTGGGCGATCGCACAGGTATTGGCATATTTTTCAACAGTTTTAATCATCTTTATTTTTGCCGCCATTCTCGCATTTTTATTGAATTATCCAGTTAAATTTATATCGAGGTTTATGTCGCGATCAATAGCGGTATTGGTTGTATTCTTAATTGCTTTGCTAGTCATCGGTGGCTTAACGGCTACATTAGGATTGGCAGTCATTGCTCAAGCACAGCAACTAATTGCACAGGCTCCCAAACTTTTGGAATCGATGATCGCCCAGTTGCAAATAATCCAATCCTTTATGGAGAATCAAAATATTAAAGTTGATTTCAGCACCTTTGAGGGACAACTTCGCGAACAAGCTATAGATGTTATTGGTAAAGGTTTGACTACCTTACAAGATGTGCTGTTTAACGTACTAGATATAATTTTGATTGGGGTGATTAGCTTTTTTATGTTGTCGGATGGCAAAAGATTATGGCGTCTAATTATGAAAATATTTCCAGCGCATGTCCGCCATGATGTAACCAAAGCGATTCAAATGAATTTTCTGGGTTTCTTTTGGGGAAGACTGCTGTTGTCGGGTTTCTTTGGGATCTCTACATTTGTGGTATTGATTGTACTAAACACTCCCTATCCACTAGTTTTAGCATCTGTTGCTGGTGCATTTGACCTAATTCCTGGGATTGGTGCAACGATAGGAATTAGTTTGATTTGTTTAATTATTTTGCCTCAAGGAATTTTCCTTAGTTTGAAGATTTTAGTGGGTTGCATTATCTTGCAGCAAATAGAAGAGAACTTACTCATGCCGCGAATTATGAAAGGTTCCATTAACATTAATCCCGTGATTATGTTCTTCGCGCTCTTAGTGGGGGCGCGAGTGGCTGGATTGATTGGGGTTTTTCTATCCATCCCCATCACAGGTGTGATCATTAGCATCCTTGATGTTGATGAAATGCGTGGAGAAATAACTAAAAAAAATCCTAGTTAAATGTTGAGCTTTTAAGACAAATTAGCAACCCCTATGATTAGTCCACGACAAACTTGAGTGAGAAATTCTAAATCGAGAGTTTCTAGCCGATCGCTACTTTTGTGATAATGCGGATTTCGCATATTCGCGGTATCGGTAACCATCAAAGCTTTGTAGCCAGCATCCCAAAAAGGAGCATGATCGCTGCGGCGAGTATCGGGTATTGCTAAGCCGCGCCAACCTGCGGGAAGCCATTCACAGGAAACCACAGATTTCATGTGATGCTGTAAATGGATCAGATCGGGAATTGTGGGAATGCTACCAATAAGTCCAATGAAGTCGCCTGTATTGGGATAGAACTTGTCTAATCCTGCGGGATAGTGCTGTGAATTGGGAGTGCGATCGCAATAGCCCAACATCTCCAAGGAAATCATCAGGCGTATTTTTTGGTTTTCCTGCTTGAGCTTATCAGCATAAGCAACACTGCCCAACAATCCATATTCCTCCATGTCAAAGGCAATTAATTGAATGGGATATTTAATAGGATTTGCCGAAAAATATGCAGCGAGTTCGAGAAGTACGGCAACACCTGAGCCATTATCATCAGCACCCACACAGCCCGCTACC
This genomic stretch from Pseudanabaena galeata CCNP1313 harbors:
- a CDS encoding AI-2E family transporter, whose translation is MEDPKSNNNRMWKHINNAQIVRYLLMFAIAWAIAQVLAYFSTVLIIFIFAAILAFLLNYPVKFISRFMSRSIAVLVVFLIALLVIGGLTATLGLAVIAQAQQLIAQAPKLLESMIAQLQIIQSFMENQNIKVDFSTFEGQLREQAIDVIGKGLTTLQDVLFNVLDIILIGVISFFMLSDGKRLWRLIMKIFPAHVRHDVTKAIQMNFLGFFWGRLLLSGFFGISTFVVLIVLNTPYPLVLASVAGAFDLIPGIGATIGISLICLIILPQGIFLSLKILVGCIILQQIEENLLMPRIMKGSININPVIMFFALLVGARVAGLIGVFLSIPITGVIISILDVDEMRGEITKKNPS
- a CDS encoding M28 family peptidase yields the protein MMETLQLRLTQHLERLVIERNPYYASAGHLFAREYIRSHFAKFGEVITHDFEVNGNIHQNLILQIESNSAKKRSPLIIGAHYDTVAGCVGADDNGSGVAVLLELAAYFSANPIKYPIQLIAFDMEEYGLLGSVAYADKLKQENQKIRLMISLEMLGYCDRTPNSQHYPAGLDKFYPNTGDFIGLIGSIPTIPDLIHLQHHMKSVVSCEWLPAGWRGLAIPDTRRSDHAPFWDAGYKALMVTDTANMRNPHYHKSSDRLETLDLEFLTQVCRGLIIGVANLS